The Hermetia illucens chromosome 2, iHerIll2.2.curated.20191125, whole genome shotgun sequence genomic interval gcatgtgatggaGAGGCATGATGTTGACGACTGTAATAGCAAAGAAAGGTTTGTAGACATTTCAAACTTTCACCGCCTCATCATCGGTGGAACACTCTTCGAACACAGTACCAATCACAAGGTCAGTTTCGCCTGACTGGCTACGAACATTTAATCAGATTCAGATTAGCAACAGTTTCAGAAATTGTTTGCTGCCATgttgatatcggcctcgaaaagggCCACCTCCATTTGAGTGTCGCTACTGTATCTTCTCGGGGGAAACAGAGTGTCGGCTACTCAAATCACAATGCTTTCTTACTGCGTAGACGACCCAAACTTTAACCACCTTCCAAAGAAGGACATCCGCCTTGAATGTGGCAACTGCAGAAGTTCTTGCTGGCTATGGCGAATATATTATCGAAAATCGGTTTGAAATGCATTAAGGAAcacctcgaaaacttgatcaatAGGAAGTAGGCTGGCTTCCGTTCTCGGTCCTTCTGGACTGACCACATTTACAAACGTCGAAACATTTTTCTTCAGTGTGTGGAGTTTACATCATCGTTTTACCTGCTCTTCTAACatcttagattgcgataaattcccatgaaatacacAACTTAGAGCTTCCACAACTtgattaataatagttggccttccctcattttcaaaattatgtacTATACTATTACTTGTgtactatattattacttataacggTAAtagattttgtacttctaggatgaatttaagggggactttcaggtaaattttctaaaatatggtagtatgctattattaattttatttgaatagatgtcgtaatgggatgtattttgaggcctagattttacataagtgcaccattgtgatttttttcaaatttttcaattccgagaacgagacctgttttactTTCTAgggcatatattttgaggccccaCTCCCCTATGATTCACTCAATATCATATAGTTTCGAAACATACTAATCAAGCccatttgaaaagaaattacTCCTCTCTTTCTATTCGCAAGAAGAGACTGGATTTATGGAAAGAGAATGCGTGATTTTTGCATCATGATAATACACAGTCTCACACGGATTCATCCTTTGTgttttttgccaaaaattaCACTCATATAGTTCCACAACCGCCTTATTCACCTGACTCAATTCCGTATGACTTCTACTTATttcccaaaataaaaaaaaacactccgGGGACACAGATTTGAATCTATTCAAGAAATTCAACATGAAGCGCTGAGCGCTTTGAAGGCTATACCGGGATACGACTTTTAGCAATGTTTCGAGGAATGGTCGAAACGTACTTTGAAGGGGATTAAATTGATGATAATTTGGTTGAGCACGTAAACATTACTCATTTTGGAACACAGTAATAGAATACGCCAGTAAATCATGAAGGGATAATAGTATCGACTGTGAATTCACACGTTATGCCATGACTTTGCCGTCAAGGTTCAGTTCTGTCAACCAGTACGTAAAATATTAGATTCACAGTTTTATCAAAATCAAATGTGGTCGAGCAGTTTTTTCGTCTTATATTTCATCCTAAGTTTATTTGCAGACAAATCTAAATATGAAGTAAATGTTGCAAATGGTATGCCCGCTAAACCGGGCCAATTTCCCAGTATTGTCGCACTGTTACGTTACTCGAAACTTCATTGCGGCGGAACGTTGATAAGCAGGATAACTGTTCTCACCGCTGCACACTGTTTGACTTTCACAAATCTAAAGGAGCTATCAATATTGGCGGGCAGCATCAATATACGTAAATTTGAGAAAGGATACCAAAAAAGAAAGGTCAAAAAAGCCATTGTGCATATGGGTTTCACCGACATTCACGATGGTCAGTGTGACGACATAGCACTTCTCACTTTAGACTCTCCTATCGACATAACCAAATATGTTCGGCCAATTGCTTATAAACCTGTGAATCCACCAGTTGGTGCCTCTGTTGAGATTGCTGGCTGGGGACTTGTTAAAGACTCCTTACCTGATGACTTGCAGTACGCCACTGCTAGTGTTCACAACGTAAACGTTTGTCCGCGAAATTTGATTGGAAATAAggaaaaggttttatgtttgcGCGGTTCAGTGAGGCCATACACTTCCGCGCGACCGATGGATTCCGGCAGCCCTGCATACTATCGCGGAACGGTAGTAGGTGTGGTTTCGCGTGGAGTGGACTTCGATGGTTATGGAGTGGTGTACACAAGGACTTCGTACtattccgatttcattcgtgAACAATTTCGTCACCAAACAGCAATTGATTAAAtcaactttcaatttttttaaaaagctttCAGCAAACTTGATTTTAAATAAAGACAATTTGAAATCTTAGAAACTTATTTCATATTtcaagattcttcggaggattcttctctcgaacgcggccaagagctcccaatttttctcgctaagaacccaagtttccgaggaatacatgaggactggcaagatcatagtcttgtacagtaaaagctttggccctatggtgagacgtttcgagcggaacagtctttgtaagttgaaataggctctgttggctgacaaccaccgtgcgcggatttcatcatcgtagctgttatcggttgtgattttcgaccccatataggagaaattatcaacggtctcaaagttatattctcctatccttattcttcctgtttgaccagtgcggtttgctgttgttggttggctcgttttcggtgctgactttgccaccatatattttgtcttgccttcattgatgtgcagcccaagatctcgcgctgcctgctcgatctggatgaaggcagtttgtacatctcgggtggttcttcccatgatgtcgatatcgtcagcataggccagtagttgggtggacttgaagaggatcgtacctcttgcatttacctcagcatcacggatcactttctcgagggccaggttaaagaggacgcatgatagcgcatccccttgtcctagaccgttgttaatgtcgaatggtcttgagagtgatcctgctgctttttgatattcggagtggtTCGGAAATTATggcgttaaacacgtgataagtaacatgccagatttatgtcgatcgccgtaacaaagctcgtatttatcgatccgaatgacgttcgaataagTTCGCTAAAATGACAAAAattaaagccaaggctgtacgtgtgtttcttgaagaaacctaaggtttatggattaggtatagcagattaatggccagttaaggttttatggctaaaaatcgctttctactttttaaatgcgtttttctcgaaactgcatattgaaaatcggctgccaccatagctcaaaatctagccaacgaatttctttgaaattttcacgacttactaggataattacgattcgttcagtaattttttttttattcattgaaaaagccttaaaaaaacaccaaaattcacaaaaaaaatttaacacgccaccaaaaatttagtttttaatatttttcaataatcctaatttgcggactgtagttaagtctgtacgttaaaatgccgtttacttttcttctttaagatgatcacagagccttctagcgtggcagcagaaaaacacctttttttggagatgggtgcataaattgccctgtatttcaataaccaactatgcgatcggtgTGGAAAAACTATGTACGctcaagacattaataaatctatggtgaaaaattcgtatttgtatctttatccagttctccacaaaaaatttctaaaaaaagtcaaaaaaaaaagggCCTTCacccgggatgacccccttaaacagaAATGAAAAACATGAATAAGTATGCAAAATAAAAGTTCAATAAGTTGTCGTACACGTTTTGCAGTAATAGCTGCACGACAGTGGTGAAACATGGAGTCAACATGCCAAAAAGCAAATCCATATGAAATCTTTCCCACTCTTATTTATTTGTGGTGTATGGAGCAGTAGTTTTTATGGTAGTTGTCGGCCAGCCAACTCTTCGTCATTCGAGCCAAAAGCTTCGGATTATTGTCGTGTATAAAAATCTAATCATTGCCCAATTTGTTAATGAGGTGGTAAATTACAGTATTTGGCTGCAGTTATTCCCAGCCTTAAACATTGGGCCAACTGTATCACAAGAAAAACAAGACTGCTCCACGATAGACCCGCTCCCATGTTTGACTACCCGCAGTTGGAATCTGACGCCTTAAAACTTTCCAAAAGGTAGTTGAACATTACGAATCCCTTCTGTTGAAAAGAGTATAAATTTTGATTGGCCGAACCATAAGATACGGTCCAGCATTTGGCACTCAATTCTCGAATCATAATCCGAGTAGATCGGTGAAAAGGCCCCAGGTCTCCCAACTTCCATGAGTTGTCAGCCTAATCTGCGACATGAAGATGCCATTTTAAACGGATCTTTTCTTACAATATGGACAAGCAGACGGTTCAGGGCCTTAATTGATTCCCTTGGACGTCCGCTACAATTCTTTCTCGCAAGGGGGTTCCTGTCATGGAATCGCACTACGAGATGGGTGTTATGGAATAGCAACTACCCTCTGACTAGGGCCTTTTTGTACCACTTCAACGATAAACGGTTTCGGTTTCTCGGGCAATTGTTTTCTAACaacacaataaataaataataaactgaCAAAAATACTTTTCACACATTTTTGCTCCAATAAATCAAccagaaattggaaaaattactcTGAGTACGTTTTCCCCGCGcccaaaaaattgacgaaacTGACAAAAGTGAAAATGGTTATTTCGacacttttttttgaaaattgaaattacacatCTAATTCTAAATAGGATATGCTATAGAATCATATACAATACATAACATAAAGATTAAAAACACATTCGATTTTTAACGGAAAACATCTTCAAGAACTTTCGGCACTGCAGTTTGGACAGAATGAATTTGATACTTCGAATTTTGAGGGAAAGTTGTGTAAGTTATACAAAGCCAAATTTATGCTGACACCATTAGAGAACCGGTCGCCCTATCACTTATCAAACATCTTTGTTTAAGCACACATTGATGATACCAATTATTTGTAGACTTCCTTCAAGCTTATGTGTATTCTCTACAAGCTCGTATTTGAGCTAGAAGCGGAAGCTGACCAAATTGGTTAACACGACAAAGAAGAATAGTGAATGCAAATCCAGGTAGCGAAGCAAGAAGAAGGTTAACTGAACAAACCGTTTTAATTTCGACCTGCGAAAAACTGCGATTTAAAGATTGCCTACGAGCCACGGATATCGCTCGTTTCTCAGAAGGAAGATGACATTCTAGAAGCACATTAGAGAGAGGCTTACAAATCGGGAAAATCTTGTAAACCACTAAGCTAGTATTGAAGACTGAAATCCTCCACCCAACATGTGCAATGAGACTCTGTGCATCACCATTTGCAGAAAATGTCTGCAAGGAGGACTTCTATTAcgtttctttgggatcttgtaTTTGTCATCGTAGAGTGGACAAGAATATACATACTCATACTATTAGTATTCGTGCAAATGATTTTAAAGTGCAGAGAACGCTTTGCGATCATAAATTGCAAAGAGACCAGGGCTCACCAAATGGGGAAAATTAGATCATCACAAATACACCCTTTTGATAAACAGCTTCAACTATCGAGCAAAACCAAATATTTTTGAGTGATTCTGGGTACAAGATTGAATTGGAGCAAATATCATAAGTATGTGATAGGTAGGACAGGGGACCTAAAATTGAATATGATATACTAGATACAGAAAATCGTGGAAAAGCCAATGTTTATTTATGGAGCACTAGTATGGTTACCAAAGGTGGAGAAGGGACAAGCAGTTAAGAAGCTGAGCTCATCACATACACTCGCCGGCCCAGCACTACGAATGTCATGAAAAGTTCATCCATCCTTGACCTTTAGACACTTCTGCAATTGCTACCTTATGACCTTACAATAAAAGCAGAGGCAAGATTTGCAGAAGGCAGGCTCCAATTGAACAGCATGTAGACTTCTATGACATACAAACATAGCACAGTGCGGTGATTTTATGTTATTGAGATATTGCTTCGACACTAAAGTCGAAACCGTGGTAGTTAGGAAGACACCTATCTGAAAAACCACATAATATGATACACAAGTGAACCTAAAACTGAAGATGCGGTTGAGGCATATGTCACAATCACTTGGTTCCAATACAATTGTAGTTCAAGGGGAAGGGTATGCAATAGGAATATGCGTTACGGCAGAAACATCAACGCATATTCTCTCGGATAGTCAGGCAGCATTAAAACCGAGCGGTACTGGTATACCAGCAAAACTTTAAAGCCTGGGAACTGAAGGCGGGACAAAGTCGAAGTAGAGAGAGGCTCAAAGGTAATCACTCAAACACTTGCGCACGATGCAGTCCCGTACTGAAAACTCCACATGCAACCTCTACAAGAAAGGGAATAAGACATTATCCTAATAGTGGACAGCCAGACTCTCACACGATGGAAACCCTGCAAACGCACTTGTAAAATGTCTCCATAGTCCCGCGAGTAGGACGGGACAATTCGCGTAAGTGGGTTTTGGTTACAGAAAGAGTCACCCTTAATTTATTCATTGAACTttttgaagcaaatacgaaGAATAGGGGATCACAACAAATTCAGAATTCATGAGGTAAGGAAAATGATTACGATCTGCTAAAGTAAACAAGAAGTCTAGCAGTCATCATTGGCTTTCAAATATATTCGGAAGACTTTACAATCaattgaaagtaaaataaaatggaataaagtaaataaataatgacATAATTGTTATGATCTGGAAATGTCAGCTTTTAAGGCCACCGTTAGTCTGCACCATTATTAGAACTAGAGAGCATTCAATTCAATAAAGAGAGTTCCTTTTGATATGTTTTCATTTGCTAATTTGAATAATTGGACAAATTTATAAGCATTACATATGTATACCAGGAGCAATTTGTAGAATGCAAATTCGAGTAGACAATGATTTACAATTAAAAGAGATTTTTAACTTACATTCAAATCGGTTGCCGACTCGCCGTCCAACATGAGATCAGCATTCAAATCTGTTTCCGACAGATTTATCAAATTATCATTTAAAGAGTTGTAGATTTGCTGCTGTGGATTCAGTGCTGGGTTTGTATTTGGTGACTTTTCATTTTGACTACAAACATTGGAAGAGGAGGATGGCGCTGCAGTCGATGACTTGTTGGGTGTTGATGGTTGCCCGGTTGATGGCGAAGCATTTTGTGGTGAATTATGGCAACTTGTTGCATTCATTGGATTATTAGGTGCCGCAGAGGATCCGCCAGGATTTGGACAGTCGTTGTGTGTCGATGAAACGCTGGGCGGACCGCCCGGTGTTAACGGATGTCCATTAGAAGCACCTCCTGGTGTGTGAGGTGTGTGAGGGGTGTGAGGCATCTAAAAGAATTCGAGAAGAACAGTTAAGTAATATGTTAATCTCAAAATCACTCGTACATACCTGATCACTGAGCGATTTTTCCATTGCGTTCAATGACTCCAGAGAATTAACGGAATCGTTCAGATGTGTCAAAGAATCACCGCCCACATTGTTATCATTTTGCCCAGTAAAGCTGTCGAAGGAATTGTGAGTGTTGCTGTTATAACTGGCAAATAATATAAGTGAGAATACTACTAGTAGACTCAGAATATTCGAAACTTACTTTTGCCTCATCATGTTGCCATTCGCTATGGAGTTCATATCGTGAGACATATAGGGACTCATGGCTTGTGAGTTATCCCACGTTGGAAGCGCTGTAGATCCAGGGGACATGACTTTGGACATAATTTTCGAGTTATTACTGACTCCACTGCTTCCTCCGTCATCTTCCGTTTTGATGTTTGGCCCAGCATTAGGTCTTACTGCTTTCCAATTTGCTGAGGAATCAATTGTCACTTCTTCGACGTCCGTATTCGATAGTGTATTTAGAATTGCCCACATGTACTGGTCGATTTCGATAGCTTCCGTCACCGCAGGTTTACTGGAATCAAAGCAACCAACGCCATATAACTTTTGCATTTTAACTACAGTCTTGATTAACCATTTGGTGATTATGTATGTCCTGGTCAGTATTTTGAATCAACTTACTTGCATTCGGGGCATCGCCAGCTTCCGCGCTCGCAATTCAATAACAAATAACTTTCCAGGTCAAAGCACTGAATGTGTTTACAATCGTGTCCACGAGCAGGTAATCGTATTCGATTTTTCGTTATCGGGCATTTCAATGAAACCTTTTCAAATGGCTGGTCAGAAGGGGCGTCATTTCCAGAAGCAGGCGGTGTCGCTCCTGCCGTCACGCTCATACGCATCGCTAAATTCCGTTTGATTTTTGCTACACTGTGTTCCACAGAGAGTAAATTTTTCCGATGCAATCCTTGTAGTACCTGTCGCACGGAGGGTCGGTGGACTAGTTGCAGAACGAATAAATGCGACTGTCCATGTTGGAATAATGTAAACAAACTGTTATCAAAATTATAGgaatttcatttaaacttacACAGCAACACGCACTAACTGTGATTTGTATCGTGTTACGACCAGGCTGGCACACATGTTTTAGGTAAAGTGGTCGGTGAGCGTTCTTATCTGTCCTTTCTATAACGAGAGGTGTTGCATTTGCAGATACCTGTACGGTGTTTGGCCAATTAGTGTACATAAGACGATCTTCGTGATGGAAGCACTTCAGTTGAAGTTCTAGGTCAGGCCTGAAAATACAAGAACGATTGACTGCCAATACTCCCTTGCAATAATTACAGGACTACCTGGTCATCAATGTGCTATACACAGTAGGTTTCAATTGGAATACGTGATTACTAACTGCGAGGTTATGTTCTAAACGGAACGGTGCTAAGATTATACCGTCTCGAACAGGAAACGTTAGGCGTAAATCATCGTCTTCTGAAATTCAAAGAGAAAAATGTTATTCAAGCAATGTCAGCATGTCAACCTTTCCAGCATTTACAACTGGAACCCTTTATCTGCAAATTTACCCAGCGATATTTTATATTCACGTTTTAGAGCTATTACTTATGGTATGGgtaaatttttccaaaatatagtaGATATAAATTTGTCAACTTACTGTGCATAGGAAGAGGCTTAACGTCTGGATTAGGACTAACATATGGCATTGATGAAGCAGGCGTTAGAGGAGGTGTGGGATTGCCTGGAACGGGGCTATGCTGGTAGTTTAATCTTACATCTTGCTGAAACCTGCAAGAACACTTCTGATTAATTATATAAGATTTTGTATGATTGTGTGACACAGACCCTGGGACATTCTGATAACCGGTCGGTGTACCCACGGCCGCATTTCCATAAAATTGCTGTCCATGATTTGTACCTGTATAAGGTGGCGTGCTTTGCCTTTGTTGGGGCATCATATGCGGGCCTGTCCGACCGTACGGATTCACTGGTCCGCTTCGATTGTAACCTGGTTGCATAGGAACTGGAACACCATTTGCTTGATGATGTGGGAATTGCATTGGACCCGGAGGAACGTTTTGTGCATTCTGATTCATAGGATACATGCCTCGTTTTTGCGCGGCATGCATTTGTGGATTTGGATACGGCGAAACTCTTCTCGCAGGATACCCGCCGTTTGCCATTCCTTGCATTTTCATCATTGGATTCATGCCATTCATTTGATGGTTCAGTGCATTCATGGGACCCATTCCCATGCTCATACTTTGCATTTGGTTCATAGGATTCATCTAAATTTTTTAATGATATATATAAATTCCGAATCATCAAGTTGACAAGAAATTTATCGTGATCACTTACATGTTGATGTCTCGATCCGCTATAAGTCATGCCATTCATTGGACCCATCGACCCCATTTGCATTGAGTTCATGTTGCCTACTCCGTTCATCCCGACCATACCATTCATCGCATTCATATTTGACATAACATTCATACCATTTCCCGCCATTCCATTCATACTACTCGGATATTGATGGTGAGGCTGACTGCTTACACTTCCCCCTCCATGCATAGCCATACTGGACATCTACAGGAAGTAATATTGTGTCTGATTATTACAAttttatattgatattatgTTAGAGTTTAGGCATCGCAATTATGTATTGTGTTTCGTACGCCACTTTATTTGTACACATCATTTCGTAATCATGTATTCTGCGACAGACCGACTGAAATCACTATTAAAGTTAAACAAgtaggaataccggaagctcgcgcttcagatataagggttttgtgttcatcttatctggaAGCTTTTAcggacatttttccatccgtatatagctacaaattcaacatattcctccatatttttcgaaacagacataaatattatcttcaccctaaacaaactgcctactcCGAATACTGCAGATTCACATGCAAgtacataaattgatcgcacccacatttccaatttatttcgtgcacaaaagcatatatatgtacatatctaatATGTACATTGAATAccactggtttaatgtacaaatatatctatgtgAATTAGACCTACCCGCAAATTTGATTAGCACGTATCCatacttacatacacacatatgtgtGTCTGGAGtaaatgatattgatatacacATGAGATGCAaatgtagagatgcaccactgtgatttttttcagattttctggttggataggttctgagaggaGACCTGCTTTAatttttggagcacacattttgagccttcactcctcTATATCAGAAATGACACATCACTaaatgagccctttcatttgacaccccacatggccatatttggtgaaaaaaatgtacaccccctttcacgTATATAGAGAGCCCCCctaaaactcaacacaaaatggcgtcccTGGCTATGTCAAAGGGGTTCACAAACGACACCTTCTTATCACATTTCGTAACAATTGGTTTAACCGTTTTCGAGGCGAggttgtggcagacagacagacagacattgattcgattttaataaagttttgtgtttaccttAAAAAGGGGAATTTTTACATATCTgttcattcaaaataaaaaactgGAATACAGCTGAGAAAATGTCGATTAAATAGACCACCAAGCCGTGGCTTTTCGGGAATTTTTCACAATCTACACATTTGATAGAGGATTGTTTATCTCCTGTTCATTCCGTTGGAATATagagcatccacacagtcagactaTGCTTCAGTTTCGCTATCGTTACATTTGATGCTGTGCAAGAGGAAAACTCACGGCAGCCAGACCAAGACAAATATCCACGACGATCTTCCTCTTTCATTATCTTTTGATGTGGTTGGAGAGTTTAGTAGGAGAGATCTCCTAGGAAACTAGAAGGAAACCACAAAAGCTGTAACCCAAGTTAAAATCTAGCTACCTTGCCGGAGACTGAATGATCTCAGGGATCACAACTCCTCTAATCTTGAAGATATCTGAGGAGATCTACAAGGTGGCGTGTGTATTATTAGGGGTTTAAAATTATGTTAAGGACATAACAAAAACTTCTATTCAGTCATAAGATCCTTATATCTTTCGCGATGACACTCATAGCGTATTATTGTAGATTTTCTAGAAATACTCAGTGCAGATCTGAAGAAGAAGATTGTCAAATATCGAAAGATATTTAATCAATAAAAGACGAGTTGAACATTTTTTTAGATATTCATATTGCCTCCTTGTGTGCTTCTGTTTTCATGTATTCTACAGACAATGAAATTCACGAAACTATGCTTCCGTGATAACGAAATTATTGCAAATCATGCTGTGCCCACAACATTGGTGAAAGTAGAGAGTGGATTATCTAGGATCTAAGCCAGGAATACGAACTTGGTCACTGGAATACTCAGTACTTTAGCGCTAAATTCAATTGATCTATCTCTATTTTCGCAATTCGATTATAATTCTATAATTCTACGTTACATGTTATAATCTCGTTTTGTCATCTATGGCATACGTAGATACTGTGATAACGTGAAGATAAATAAGTATATTGTAATATCACTTGTCCATAGACTCACGTCTGATGGACAAACAAACATACGAACAGAAGGAAAACAAATTTTGTCCTATTTGAATGCTACAAAACTACAATTAACAATTTAGAAGAAAGAAGATATCTGTGACGGAAATAAAAATGGTTTATCCTAATCATGTGAACTTCTATATACACAGCTTAATTCAGGATTCTTGTGGGGCTGAAACCTTCAGTTGTGGTCGTTTTGGAAACTCTATTGAATGAAACGTCTATACAATATGTAGGAACACAGTAGAGATATGGGGGGTTGGTTGCAAATTATGATGTGCGATTCGATAGTCCACAAGGAATAGTTTGGTACATGATTTCGTTTTAAACCTGTTTGAATCGCCTATAATGATAGTTATTAGTATAGTACCTGAGCATTGAATCCCATTCCATCCATGCTTTGTTGAGTGCCTGTGGCAGCTACCATATTTCCGCTTGTCGGATGATGTTGCGTGTATCCCCCTAAGTGCGAACCTCCACCGATGTTGTCCACACTTCCACTTCCGCCATTCCCCGTATATGTGAATTCTGAATTTGGTCCGAATGTATTTTTCAAACTGCTCAgactatcattattattattcacaaaattGTTATTGGCACCACAAGCAAATGCGTCGTTGTAACCATAACTCTGCTgaaattgatgatgatgttgctgATGGTAATGAATTTCAGCTGAAGTGTATGCCCCGGATGGTGATAATTGGCCCCCTAAGGCTGGAGCCCTTGAGGAGCCCCCCTGGGCATTCATTCCGCCAacatttctgtaaaaaaaagagaaaatattaacTACTTTTGTGCTAATCTTCTAATTGCATTAATGTATTAATTGCTTTACCTAGAAAATTATGAAACTGGGGGTCATGATCTGTATACATCAAATTAAAGTTTTTCTTGGATTCATCTGAACTTTTGAATTGGTTGTGGGGATGGAGAGTGCTAATAAATTTTAGCAAGCACGACACAGTAGAACATGGTAACTTCAAAAATGATGCCAAACCAAAAAGGTTTACGTGAATTGGAATAACTATTAACATATTATTTTTAACTCGATATAATTCACTCTTCATCGTGTCCAAATTGGTATGGGACTTGAGATGGTCGCCATATCCCATGAAATTCAGATAATGTCTATTACAATTCCATGGGTCTTCTAATAAAGATCAAGCAGGATCGTTGAATATTAAAGTGTGGTttggagaaaataaaaaataaaatatgtgcTACCATAgatggttttggtttggtctcCTGAAGGAGCGTGAAGGTGTTCATgtaaggataataataataataataatcgttggcgcaacaatccatattggatctaggccttgaagtgtgtttagagcacttcattcaagaccgtaacggtgcactacagtagactgtaggaggcaatgtggtcagcattgcgctcgcccgagattattaccctgatttgactcaggtactcattcacagctgagtcgactggtatccgacgtcaaatcatgatacaaattccactgtcacc includes:
- the LOC119647644 gene encoding zinc finger MIZ domain-containing protein 2 isoform X1, with the translated sequence MNAQGGSSRAPALGGQLSPSGAYTSAEIHYHQQHHHQFQQSYGYNDAFACGANNNFVNNNNDSLSSLKNTFGPNSEFTYTGNGGSGSVDNIGGGSHLGGYTQHHPTSGNMVAATGTQQSMDGMGFNAQMSSMAMHGGGSVSSQPHHQYPSSMNGMAGNGMNVMSNMNAMNGMVGMNGVGNMNSMQMGSMGPMNGMTYSGSRHQHMNPMNQMQSMSMGMGPMNALNHQMNGMNPMMKMQGMANGGYPARRVSPYPNPQMHAAQKRGMYPMNQNAQNVPPGPMQFPHHQANGVPVPMQPGYNRSGPVNPYGRTGPHMMPQQRQSTPPYTGTNHGQQFYGNAAVGTPTGYQNVPGFQQDVRLNYQHSPVPGNPTPPLTPASSMPYVSPNPDVKPLPMHKDDDLRLTFPVRDGIILAPFRLEHNLAVSNHVFQLKPTVYSTLMTRPDLELQLKCFHHEDRLMYTNWPNTVQVSANATPLVIERTDKNAHRPLYLKHVCQPGRNTIQITVSACCCSHLFVLQLVHRPSVRQVLQGLHRKNLLSVEHSVAKIKRNLAMRMSVTAGATPPASGNDAPSDQPFEKVSLKCPITKNRIRLPARGHDCKHIQCFDLESYLLLNCERGSWRCPECNKPAVTEAIEIDQYMWAILNTLSNTDVEEVTIDSSANWKAVRPNAGPNIKTEDDGGSSGVSNNSKIMSKVMSPGSTALPTWDNSQAMSPYMSHDMNSIANGNMMRQNYNSNTHNSFDSFTGQNDNNVGGDSLTHLNDSVNSLESLNAMEKSLSDQMPHTPHTPHTPGGASNGHPLTPGGPPSVSSTHNDCPNPGGSSAAPNNPMNATSCHNSPQNASPSTGQPSTPNKSSTAAPSSSSNVCSQNEKSPNTNPALNPQQQIYNSLNDNLINLSETDLNADLMLDGESATDLNLNLDSVVDPMEILTYLDPPDLNTPPSSGSSNNNNQDDILASLFD
- the LOC119647644 gene encoding zinc finger MIZ domain-containing protein 2 isoform X2, with product MNAQGGSSRAPALGGQLSPSGAYTSAEIHYHQQHHHQFQQSYGYNDAFACGANNNFVNNNNDSLSSLKNTFGPNSEFTYTGNGGSGSVDNIGGGSHLGGYTQHHPTSGNMVAATGTQQSMDGMGFNAQMSSMAMHGGGSVSSQPHHQYPSSMNGMAGNGMNVMSNMNAMNGMVGMNGVGNMNSMQMGSMGPMNGMTYSGSRHQHMNPMNQMQSMSMGMGPMNALNHQMNGMNPMMKMQGMANGGYPARRVSPYPNPQMHAAQKRGMYPMNQNAQNVPPGPMQFPHHQANGVPVPMQPGYNRSGPVNPYGRTGPHMMPQQRQSTPPYTGTNHGQQFYGNAAVGTPTGYQNVPGFQQDVRLNYQHSPVPGNPTPPLTPASSMPYVSPNPDVKPLPMHKDDDLRLTFPVRDGIILAPFRLEHNLAVSNHVFQLKPTVYSTLMTRPDLELQLKCFHHEDRLMYTNWPNTVQVSANATPLVIERTDKNAHRPLYLKHVCQPGRNTIQITVSACCCSHLFVLQLVHRPSVRQVLQGLHRKNLLSVEHSVAKIKRNLAMRMSVTAGATPPASGNDAPSDQPFEKVSLKCPITKNRIRLPARGHDCKHIQCFDLESYLLLNCERGSWRCPECNKPAVTEAIEIDQYMWAILNTLSNTDVEEVTIDSSANWKAVRPNAGPNIKTEDDGGSSGVSNNSKIMSKVMSPGSTALPTWDNSQAMSPYMSHDMNSIANGNMMRQNFTGQNDNNVGGDSLTHLNDSVNSLESLNAMEKSLSDQMPHTPHTPHTPGGASNGHPLTPGGPPSVSSTHNDCPNPGGSSAAPNNPMNATSCHNSPQNASPSTGQPSTPNKSSTAAPSSSSNVCSQNEKSPNTNPALNPQQQIYNSLNDNLINLSETDLNADLMLDGESATDLNLNLDSVVDPMEILTYLDPPDLNTPPSSGSSNNNNQDDILASLFD